From the Hoplias malabaricus isolate fHopMal1 chromosome 6, fHopMal1.hap1, whole genome shotgun sequence genome, the window ATTGTCTTTTTATGAGCAACTTAGTCCCATTCATTGTCTGATGCAAAACttgaattatattttaatatgaatttaaaatttaaatatgttttatctaaaattattataattataatatctaTAAATGTTGGAATTAGTTGTCAAAAGAAAAGATATAAATACCCAACAGACAAAAATCCTTGCTTCTCCAAACGTTTACACATATTCACTTTGACTGAAGTTTCTCTTTCACTTCAAAATATACATAATTTGTTcatataatttaaaaactttCTATATGTTCTATATGTAAGTATttgtacatgttttatttttcattttttaaaaaagctaatatatttagatatttactCTGTTCAGTCTTTTACATTTTCTAGGTTTATAATTACCTTTGTCTATCTGTAATTCAGTTAAgggctatataaatacaattttgatTAAGATGTGATTTCCGTACTCAGTTGTTAAAATACAGCTAGTATATAACCTGGCGTATGTCAAAGTGCAGCACTGTGTCCATGTAGGTCGGTAGTGAGGTCAGCAAAGTGTAATAAGACCAGTTAGAACACATCTGTGTAATGATGATGGcccagagagggacagagagtaGCATGGGCAGCAGCGGTACTGACCAACCATGAGAACCCCcctaaacaaagagagagaataaaaaaaaaacatttttttacaatacttttttttatacatacaAATTATACCAATGGCTGTAGAAATCATGGACAACAAAACATCTCTCAAAAGTGAAGCCAGCACAGGTCTAGTGCATCTGCTGACTTCTGGCAGTATGATGTGTAACTCTGCCAACTTTTCATTTCAACTTAATTAGGGCAGCAATAGCATTCAGATGTTGGCAGAACTTTCAGTTATACATTAAATGGTGGTTCATTTACATAATTGTGTCAATAGAACTTTCCTCtctatattaaatataacagaAATTACAATATGGCCCTAGTAGAATGATCTGTTCCACCTCAAATGGTTTTCTGTTGCTGCAATGCTTTTTAATCCCACTTTAAGTGAAGCAGGTATAACAATGTGGCCCTGGTAAATTAtccatttgaaattaaatgctACACTGTTTATAGTGGAATATAAAATTCCCATAAACTGAGCAGATGCGATATGAGAAAAAAGTAGTGTAATGAGAATTGTTTTGCAGCTAATAAAAAAATCCAATGTATACAACCAATATGGCTGAGATCTGGGGGGTGGGATTACTTTACTCTACTCTACAGACTCTGTTATTTAATCTAATATGGCAGGCAATGTTGTCTATCAAATACTAAGAAAGAGATATTCTGCCCATGTTTTATACAGTCATTGAAATATACCATCGACAAATttcattttctaaatattttacacagaatTAGAAATGCCACAGCAGCTGATAAATGTCAACAACAATGTTATTatcaataataatgatgatggtgGCATTGATAATCAGGTGTGATGAATGATCAGAAAATCTCCTTCATATGACCCAACTAGATACACATTATTCCTGAAGGGTGAGGAGACTGAGTGTAAAAAAATgcatcacaggccaaaaacacGTTCAAATTTCATTAATAGGCTTTGTGCTATGAACTTATTTACTGAAGATCACTTTATACCTCTGAACCTATAGAGTTGATTATGTATTCTTTTTCTTGGGAACTTATTCTAGGATGCTTGCGAGGTTCATCAGACACCAGGATGAACCACAGTACTGCCCAAAGACAcccagcgccccctgttgggaAAAGGTGAGGACACAATCAGCTCCTTGTCCAGTGACGCTGAAAATGGATTTTAAATGTAGGTGAGCATAATGTAAAGAGTTTTCACTGCACTTCACAAATCTTTATTAAGTCTCAGTTCAGTGAAGAGAGTATGTCCTGTTTTTATCAAGACTTATTAAAGAAGTAATCTGTCAAATTTGCCACCAAAATTAGCAAATAACATTTGTGATGATTATTATTTACTAtactttttcttataaagtgcaactcacatgagatgaagaattAAATTGGATATGATGTCTAGCCCCTTACCACAGCAGTAGAAAACTGCTGGCCAGCCCAAGCTGTGGCAGATGAAGCCGGTGAGAGGGAAAGCAATGAAAGCACCAAAATTGGCCCCAGCTCCAGACAGTGTCATCAGGCGGGCTCTCTCTAATGGAGGAGCCCAGCAAGCCCACATGGCCATCATTGCAGGGAACGTCACTCCCTAAACACAAAGAGTTCAGCCTTTATTTTCTATCCATAAAACTAATATAAAGCCCCTTGGAAACTAAATGTACGTTTtctttataattaattttatctGGCTCTTCATGGACCACAGTGTAATTGTAAAAATGATTTCTTTTGAATATTTTACCAAGGTCTAATAAATGTCTGCTTTATTTCACCAGTATTGCTCTCCTCTCAATGTAGAATGCGTGGTCCGAAAATGGATAAAGCTCAAATATCATTTATCCTGACCAAGGCTAACATAGCTCCACCCTCTCTTAGAGTTAGAGCAGTCTCACCCTTGGGCCTACTCTTTCTGAGACTGTCATTATGttgtatatttataaatggGCTGGTAACTCGATCATAGAAAACCAAACCTCACTAAACACTACACATCTATGAAATCACAACCACAAATCAAAGTAAAAAGCTTCTCGGTTTCAAGACTCTGTTTATTACCAAGGTAACATTGACAACGTTTTTTGGAACATGGCTCTCAGTCACGTTTCTAAGAATATTAAGAACATGTCCATATAATTCTCAAAGAGGTCTGATGAGAGCATcttgttgaatatattttatcatatttctgcTTTGTATTTTCTAGTTAAAATTTGCTGAGTGCTcaacattttgtttatatttaatatacaacaacaaaaccaacaaaaagAAATATCAGCATAGCAAAATAGTTCTCAGGATCTTAATAGAGGCAAACAAAAATGTGTAGAGTGTTCTGACCTCTCCAAATCCCTCTAAGGCCCGTAGAGCAAACAGCCACTTGGCTCCAAGCTGTGCTGAGAGAGGGGTGAGGAGGGTGAGGGCTGCTGTGCCCAGAACTCCACCTCCAAGGAAAATCTTCCCCCCAAAACGGCCAGCCAGGTAACCCCCAGGAATCTGGGTGAACAGATAACCGAAGAAGAATGCACCAAGCAGCATTCCTTGTGTCTCAGAATCCCATGGATATCTTGGCACCTGGAAATTGATGAATATTGTAATGTACtggagtcctgctctgggtaaatgtctgtgaggagtttggtatgatctccccgtgtccacatgggtttcctccgggtgctccggtttcctcccacagttcaaaaacacacgttggtaggtggactggcaactcaaaagtgtccatgggtgtgagtgtgtaagtgaatgtatttgttggcctgtgaaggactggcgcccccttcagggtgtattcctgctttgcgcccaatgattccagataggctctgtgGAAATCAGTCCAGagttacaggggttggacaatgaaactgaaacatttagaccacaatcatttattagtatggtgtagggcctccttttgcggccaatacagcgtcaattcgtctggggaatgacatatacaagtcctgcacatgATATTGGTGCaatgtcatcctgatacatggcaccgccttgaggatacaatgtttgaaccattagatgcacatggtcttactggtgcaatgtgcaattaatgaagattggccaccagtctggtccaatttagccatgaaacctcccacactaaaatgtcaggtgtttcagtttcattgtccaacccctgtatgttttCTCCATACATTCCATATATCTTCAATAAAGTGTAAATCATTTCTCTTGTGAAGGCACAGAGCACAGCCACAGTAACAAAACAAGACTTTAAGAGACAAACACTCTTTTATAAATATCTGCAAAAATAGAGTGTTAAAATGTTAACAAAATCATTCAAAGTGGTTTAAAAACGTTTTAGAAGCATATATTCAGATATCTCTGGTGTGGTGAAAAGTGCCAGAAGTCAAAATGTCTGCAAGCAAAATAGGTTGTTTAATTTGACATATTTTAGAATCTTAGGGCAAATTTTTTCTAATTAGGCATCAAGTACAttcttttacaatatttttcaaCTAAAATCAGGTAATATTTGAACAGATGTTTTGTTAGAGTCTATTGAGAAATCTTACCCAATCTGGTTGATccacagtttcactgctgttCGAGGTACCGGAGGACGCTGGGCATTCCTTTCCTGCACTATTGTTGGAATTTGACTGTTCACTAGTACCGTTAACCATGGCGACCATGGCAACACTGAGATTGACCCGGAGCCCATACACTACAGCGAAGCCAAAGAACATCAATATGGCCAGATTGCATCGCACAGAGCAGCATTTGGGAGGAACTGTAAAACATTCACATCACATCAACCTCAACATCACATTGTCAGTTTACTCTTGTCTAAGCTAGTGTAATCTTTGACATTCTTAATGAACACAGGACTAATTATATTTTAGCATAGCTATGGTGAATAATCTTTCAACAAATTATCTCCTGTACAAACTTGTCTGAATCAATGCTTTTTGTACAAGACCATGTTTCTGGCACTAGCTCCTTGATTATAGGAGTAGTTTACCAAAATCAAACTAAGATACTTGGGAACTTGGCAAAATGGCACTTTAAATATGGGATTATAAAGGTTGCATAAATCTGTTGTTACAATCCAAATATCTAGCTAAtcttgtgttttaaaataacagctttctgaAACTCTAAGGCACATTATCTGGTGTTGCCACACAATAGCTTGAAACATGACACCTTGTGATCAGAAAGAAAGTGATTTAGAATATATGATTGGGAAACCCCACAGGGTCACAAGAGTAGGCTGTAGGTATACTGCTCCTGAAATGGGGAAATGAGTGGTGGACATTCCCAGTCagatatgtaaaaataatactTCTGCCAGTAGAGTCTACTTTCCTAAGAACTCAGTTAGTCTttaacaaacacattttaaaattacagtccAATGGTTCTGTATAAGCAGTATGTACTGTCCATTCACAGGATCATGTACAAAAGTGAAATATTCCCTGAATATTCTCTGAACCATGAACATTTTAgctaaaatacaacaaaataaatgatctAACATTTCATTCATACACCAGAATACAGCTCAGCTTACTTACATTTTACTAAACAAAGGCCAGtataagtttagagtaaatatTCTATATAAAATTTGATTATACAAATTACAACTTAACTATTTTGATGTTGCAAGTTTTATTCAAGACTGGAGTACAGGGGAAAGCTTCATGATAAAATTAAAAGGAAATCGTGTATGCTGTTTTGGGTTTGATAAATGTCTTCAAATGTGGAAGTGGGATAATGGCCAAAACCAATACATGGTCAAGCAGCTGCTTACAAATGAACtttggtttttctttttttttttttcattctctctcaaaTGAAGCACTGTTATGACAGAAGAGCCTTCTTAACACAAACATATTGAAACATATAATAACATAAGCAGCTGGGCAGATTGTAAAGTACCTGATTttccaaatgtgttttttcagccACTGCATCAAGCTGCTTACAATAATAAGGCTTGAGTACAGATCCATACAAGCAATGTATACTTTGCATCGTCAAGttaaactaattattaactGATTTATAAAGTCAACTCAAATTTAGTTTGTCAActaaatgatttattaatttatttattaaatgtaaatttattaaTGTAAATCTGCTCTATACTACTCTTGCATTGTATATCTGACAGATCTTTAGGATCAGCAAAAAGACATACCGGAGAGATGTTCTGCTTGTTTTTGCAGCAGTGGGGAACTTTCTTCATTCTTCTGGTCCTCCACAGTAGAGTTAATAGAGCAGCCATAATGCACGGCCATAGCAAACGGTCAAGTACACGGAGATAAGTCTGTCTCACCAAACCATCCTGTCCACAAAACCTGCATCAAAACAGTACAATTGACCTGTCTAGCAAGATGACTTCTACAGCAAAGAAAATCAGTTGCAAACTAAACAAACACTACTACATGAACAGACCCTTTAGCTACACTTCAACAATTCCATCTATGCTGTATTCATTTATAAAGCTTTCTTTTGTACACAGCCTATTTAGTTTGTAACTTACTGTATCAGAAAGAATCCAGGTTGATATTTCTTTTGGCTAGGGCTGAACGATACTTCTACTGAATCTCTTTCACTGTGTAAACTGCAAATCAGACAGTCATACTTCCTCCTGAGTAAGGGAAAGAAAACTTGTGGTTGATCTTATGACATAAGTAATCTATAACTAATCCTTACTGAGGTCATTTACACGCTGCACAAACACTGCCAAAGGTTTATAAGACAGTTGAAATATGTGATGACTAAGGCTATTCCAGTATAAATATTTCATACTTATTTATTATACAAAAATATTGCTAAAAATCAAAATATATGTAAACAAGTATCACATATACACCTCTCTGGCTCTTTCAGATCTGTAGATCTGAGACATTAAACAGCTCTGTAATACAGTGGAGCTATATTAATCAATAAGAAGTTGCAGTTTTTCatgaattacaatgtttaaaataagtttCAATGCAATCTGTAAATAAAAACCTGCATGTATATGTTGGAGTGAAATAAACTTATCTACAAAAGGGGGgcacttcagaaaaccactgatacaataaataaataaattattaaaatataaaatatcacaGATATTTTCACAGGGACTTTGACACTTTCATTGCGTTAATTTGGCCTCAGTCAAGATTCTGCTGcttgcattctgattggtgaGCTGCCTCATTCTATACGTCATGAAAAATAGCAGACAcatgattggtccttttgcgtgTCAGTCAATTTTCTATTCCTCCTGTACTAGGCAGTTCTGGTAGTAGGCACAGCGAGATTACATTGGCAGTAATAAATTGAGCAACGTTTAAAACACGTCCAGTTCACCGCAGTAAGCAGTTATTGATTTAGGCCAAACGTTGTGAATTGGTCTGGCCCGAGATTACAGGATCTGTCAGATCTCCTCAATGTCGATATACGTACTTCTACCAACGTCTCAACAATCATAAAGTGAGGTTTTGAATGCCGAATACAAAAACGAGTCACCGGGCTCGTTTCACAAAATTGTCAGCTGAGTAGAATATAACACTGTTCTTACCAGAGAAATGTACCGTTTTCTGTAGAAAGCCGATAATATCGGATAAAAGAGGATATCCAGAGTGCTTAGCAGTTCGATCAGTTTTAAAACTGTCGCCAAACCGCACAGaggtttctgtgtttttgttgttcaaACCGACCGGGTGTTCGTGGACAAATCACTGATTTCCAAGTCATTTGTAATTACAAGAGTATGTATTGATATGATTTGTAGATCGAAACGTTTGCGCAGCGTTGGACTGTCAAATGATGGAGACGCGGCGCGACAGCCTCGGATCTGATCTGTAAACCATTCGGATTTTTTGATGCGCATGTTTTAGAGAAATAACAAACAGATGTGGTTTGTAGCTCTGTGACGATTTACTGCCACTCTGCGGAACCCCGCGTTTGTTTCGGTTCTGTCATGTGACTGTAGCAGCTATTTTATTCAGTAAGTACGTACTGTTATTACATTTACTGcttgttattattactattattgctGTTGTcggtgttattgttattatatttacGCTGGTTGTGGATTTACTTACGACATTCACTAAATAACTAGTGTAATGAGTTCTGGTTTCATTTTGatgaaaaaaatacatgaaaGGACTAAGCAAATTCTTTACAGAGAAAGTGGATTTCTTTCATTTAGCTAACAAGATTTGAATTCCCTGTCATGAAACCATGTCACAAGCCATTCTCCTCTGATGAGTAGCAGGGAAGTATGTCTATTTTCTTTCCCTGTTCCTCAGTCCTGCTAAACTCTGTTTTGACCGCTTCCTCCTGTACTATCACATGATGGTTTCTGTTGCCTTCCTGGTGTAAGAGGTGTGGGCGCCCTCGCTGTGTTGTGTTAAATTCTGCAGTAACGCTGTCTGGACAAATCATGGACCCTCGCCTGCTTCTTGGGGTAGGAGCTTTGCTTTTGGCTTCAGGATCAGTTCGAGGCGCCAAAAATGACTCCACACCTCTGGTCCTCTGGCATGGAATGGGTATGTTAAGCcagattattattttattgtcatCGTTTCGTCAGGGGTGTAACGGTGTACGCATTCGCATGTTTGACACGGCATGAGATTTGAGGTCAAGATATGTCTTGATTTTTATGTTGTGTAAATTGTGTTCACGTAGATGTTGTTCTGTACTACACAGAGAAAAAGCTCTGCATTGTCTGCCACAGTTTCACATTTATAACAATCTCcaaaactttcattcattcattcattatctgtaaccgcttatccagttcagggtcgcggtgggtccagagcctacctggaatcattgggcgcaaggcaggaatacaccctggagggggtgccagtccttcacagagcaacacacactcacacacacactcatacctacggacagttttgagtcgccaatccacctaccaacatgtgtttttggactgtgggaggaaacccacacagacacggggagaacacaccaactcctcacagacagtcacccggagcaggactcgaacccacaacctccaggtccttggagctgtgtgactgcgacactacctgctgtgccaccctcTCCAAAACTTTCAAGCCCATAAACAACGCTGGAAAATGCTAAATCACTGAGTTAAATGTTCGTACCGAGAAGAATTTACAGTGTTTCTACCAAAGATATTCAGAAGGGACCTGGGGGCTTATCCATGATAGTCTTTAtttcaaatgtatattttgatattttgaatATTGTATTGGGAACTTAACACACTTATGGAATTCACCAATGTCTtcatctgttatttatttatttatttatttgaaactcATTTTCAGTATTTCTCTCTGAACAGGGGACAACTGCTGCAATCCTCTGAGCATGGGTGCAATAAAGAAAATGGTGGAAGCAGAAGTGCCTGGTATTTATGTGGTTTCTCTCATGATCGGCAAGACTATAACTCAGGTATAACTATAAGTACTCTAACTCATACTCTAAAGTCATGATTTGTTCTAGGTGTGTACTGCCCTACAACATCAATGCTGTTATAATGCACTTTCTGAAAGATTTTGTCTTATCTCTTGGTTTCAGGACACAGAAAGTGGCTTTTTCATGGACGTTAATGAGCAAGTAGCCTTGGCGTGTGATAAAATAGCTCAGGACCCCAAGCTGAAGATGGGTTACAATGCAATGGGCTTTTCACAGGGAGCACAGTTTCTGTGAGTTCTGGTTCACTGGATTACAAATACAGTGACCCATTCTGTCAAAAATAAGGTGTAAAAACATTGGATATGTATCCTCAGATGTACCACCGTTGTCTTAAatccactttaaaaatgttacataatgtaaaatttgtgtttttattgtaacaGCATTAAATAGGGGAAAAAACACTTGATAAAGTGCGTATGTTatcaacacaaatttaaaagCTTGTATTGCAGTAGAGTGTGCTGCAGTTTTGTTCCTCTTTTTCTCCCCTGGTGGATTTGAACTGTTCTCTACCTTAGCAAACATGGTCTTTCCTAGCAACTGATTATCAAGCTCTTAACATGTCAGATAAATGGTTGGAAGCATGGGAAGCTGAAATTGTGCAGATCAATGAGTTCCCAGGACAGCGTCACTGTTATAGAAGGAGTAACATTATCAGCCTCCATCTTCATTTCTGTCTTCAGACGTGCTGTGGCTCAGAGATGCCCAAATCCTCCCATGAAGACCCTGATCTCAGTTGGGGGACAGCATCAAGGTTCTAAAGTTCAGCTTTTATGTTGatttgtgtatttaaaatatgtaattgaAAGATGAGTGGACTACATATTTAACCATTAAAAAAAGAGTCATAATCAGTGATAGGTTTAGTTTATTGGTCACTTTGTGATGCGCGACAGGATGTATATTATTATCATAATAAGTCACATTATGTCATGATTTGTTTTCTGAGCTTATTAGAGGATTCTGTCAGTACTTGAAGAACACAGACTTTGTGGATTTAGTGGATTATCTTTTTAACTACTTGCTTATGTTTATACATTTTCTTCTTATATtctttgaattgtcacatttcatgttattattttcttgatttgtttttttaaattttttgtagGAGTGTACGGTCTGCCTCGATGCCCTGGAGAGAGCTCTCATATTTGTGACTGGATCCGGAAAATGCTGAACTCTGGGGCCTACACAGATGCAGTTCAAAAACAGTGAGACAGAACTTTTCTTTGAtagtataattattttaaagagaagaaattttttttttgaagtagAAAATATAACGTTGTGTGATGCAATGGTGTGACATTTCTGGCTTAAAGGTCAAATTTAGTGAAATTGAAAATtatttgtgtgggtttactccaggtgctaGGACTGTGCAAaaggtgtgactgtgtttgtaaGGTGCTCTGTGATTGACTGCTTCcctatccagggtgtgtttctgccttgtacctagtgattctgtgtaggctgaGTGAAAGATTGAATGTCAGTTGTTGAGTCCTAAACCAGGAATTGCTGTCACTTGATCAGTAGTTAATAGAGCATAAGAGCAAATGAAACTCTGTCTGGATTTTCTGTCCAGTGTGATGTTTCATATATCAGTCTAATTGAGTTATGTGAATTACAATATATAATTGTCTATATTGTTACTGTTTTTTGGAGGCcaaacatttggtgcatcactTATTATTGGTGAATATTATACACATTGTcttttaatctttcattactCCATCAGTTTGGTGCAGGCACAGTACTGGCACGATCCCCTCAATGATGACTTATACAAACAGCATAGTCTTTTCCTCGCTGATATTAATCAGGAGCGGGTAGgtggttttttttccccaaacaaaTTTTATGGAAATCAGTAAACGTGTCATAAAGCCTACATTTCCTA encodes:
- the ppt1 gene encoding palmitoyl-protein thioesterase 1 isoform X1 — translated: MSSRERCGRPRCVVLNSAVTLSGQIMDPRLLLGVGALLLASGSVRGAKNDSTPLVLWHGMGDNCCNPLSMGAIKKMVEAEVPGIYVVSLMIGKTITQDTESGFFMDVNEQVALACDKIAQDPKLKMGYNAMGFSQGAQFLRAVAQRCPNPPMKTLISVGGQHQGVYGLPRCPGESSHICDWIRKMLNSGAYTDAVQKHLVQAQYWHDPLNDDLYKQHSLFLADINQERVVNETYRKNLMSLEKFVMVKFLQDSIVDPVVSEWFGFFKTGQAEETETLQESTLYKEDRLGLAEMDKAGKLVFLASDGDHLQFNREWFNANLLPFIR
- the ppt1 gene encoding palmitoyl-protein thioesterase 1 isoform X2 — its product is MDPRLLLGVGALLLASGSVRGAKNDSTPLVLWHGMGDNCCNPLSMGAIKKMVEAEVPGIYVVSLMIGKTITQDTESGFFMDVNEQVALACDKIAQDPKLKMGYNAMGFSQGAQFLRAVAQRCPNPPMKTLISVGGQHQGVYGLPRCPGESSHICDWIRKMLNSGAYTDAVQKHLVQAQYWHDPLNDDLYKQHSLFLADINQERVVNETYRKNLMSLEKFVMVKFLQDSIVDPVVSEWFGFFKTGQAEETETLQESTLYKEDRLGLAEMDKAGKLVFLASDGDHLQFNREWFNANLLPFIR
- the si:ch1073-513e17.1 gene encoding sialin, yielding MAVHYGCSINSTVEDQKNEESSPLLQKQAEHLSVPPKCCSVRCNLAILMFFGFAVVYGLRVNLSVAMVAMVNGTSEQSNSNNSAGKECPASSGTSNSSETVDQPDWVPRYPWDSETQGMLLGAFFFGYLFTQIPGGYLAGRFGGKIFLGGGVLGTAALTLLTPLSAQLGAKWLFALRALEGFGEGVTFPAMMAMWACWAPPLERARLMTLSGAGANFGAFIAFPLTGFICHSLGWPAVFYCCGGAGCLWAVLWFILVSDEPRKHPRISSQEKEYIINSIGSEGGSHGWSVPLLPMLLSVPLWAIIITQMCSNWSYYTLLTSLPTYMDTVLHFDIRQNSFLSALPYMGAWLSSVLSGVIADSLLERELLGVTAVRKIFTVVGLLLPAGFLVAVSFSGCSGVLAVTFLTLSTTVGGVSSAGVFINQIDIAPRYAGMLLGITNTFGTIPGVLAPIAVGYLAKNHSLVGWKNVFCVSAGVSAFGALLYTLFGTGKIQHWAVTEDGTETERGH